From a single Aquincola tertiaricarbonis genomic region:
- a CDS encoding phytoene/squalene synthase family protein produces MHEPSKPAPPECPAADLAACRELLRRHARSFHAASLLLPRWVRDPACVLYGFCRLADDAVDVHGGRAEAIALLHQRLDRAYAGRPLPTPADRALAWVLQAHGMPRALPEQLLQGLAWDAEGRRYETLDDLLHYAARVAGTVGAMMAVLMGARTPAALARACDLGVAMQLTNIARDVGEDARMGRLYLPLQWLRQAGITPEAWLATPRHGPALAGVVERLLREADALYARAEAGIALLPADCRPGIRAAARLYAAIGRQVRRAGCNAVDRRAVVPPLRKAWLLAGTGWPARQASSALHAPPLDATRLLVEAAAHHEAAGRPARRRVDVVIDLFERLERRDRQSGVVAPSSASRAG; encoded by the coding sequence ATGCACGAGCCTTCCAAGCCCGCCCCGCCTGAGTGTCCGGCCGCCGACCTGGCCGCCTGCCGCGAGTTGCTGCGCCGGCATGCGCGCAGCTTCCACGCAGCTTCGCTGCTGCTGCCCCGGTGGGTGCGCGACCCGGCCTGCGTGCTCTACGGCTTCTGCCGGCTGGCCGACGACGCGGTGGACGTGCATGGTGGCCGCGCCGAAGCCATCGCGCTGCTGCACCAGCGGCTGGACCGCGCCTACGCCGGCCGGCCGCTGCCCACGCCGGCCGACCGCGCGCTGGCCTGGGTGCTGCAGGCCCATGGCATGCCGCGGGCGCTGCCCGAGCAGCTGCTGCAAGGCCTGGCCTGGGACGCCGAAGGCCGCCGCTACGAGACGCTGGACGACCTGCTGCACTACGCCGCCCGCGTGGCCGGCACCGTGGGCGCGATGATGGCCGTGCTGATGGGCGCCCGCACGCCGGCGGCCCTGGCCCGCGCCTGCGACCTCGGCGTGGCCATGCAGCTGACCAACATCGCCCGCGACGTGGGAGAAGACGCCCGCATGGGCCGGCTGTACTTGCCGCTGCAGTGGTTGCGCCAGGCCGGCATCACGCCCGAAGCCTGGCTGGCCACACCCCGGCATGGGCCCGCGCTGGCCGGCGTGGTGGAGCGGCTGCTGCGCGAGGCTGACGCGCTGTATGCGCGGGCCGAGGCCGGCATCGCGCTGCTGCCGGCCGACTGCCGGCCCGGCATCCGCGCCGCTGCCCGGCTGTACGCCGCCATCGGCCGCCAGGTGCGGCGTGCAGGCTGCAATGCCGTGGACCGGCGCGCGGTGGTGCCGCCGCTGCGCAAGGCCTGGCTGCTGGCCGGCACCGGCTGGCCGGCCCGGCAGGCGTCCAGCGCCCTGCATGCGCCGCCGCTGGACGCCACCCGCCTGCTGGTGGAAGCCGCCGCCCACCACGAGGCCGCCGGGCGGCCGGCGCGGCGCCGGGTCGACGTGGTCATCGATCTTTTCGAGCGGCTGGAACGCCGCGACCGGCAATCGGGCGTGGTGGCGCCCTCGTCCGCGTCACGCGCAGGCTGA
- a CDS encoding phytoene desaturase — MLTAPAPVFAGPAAMAVTAPAERPRPHAVVIGSGFGGLAAAVRLGARGWRVTVLEALPEPGGRARVHRQDGFTFDAGPTVITAPFLLEELWALCGRQLADDVDLRPVSPFYRVRFDDGTLFDYSGDAAAMEAEVAKLAPGDVAGYRRFLAASEAIFKVGFEQLAHVPFSRWTDMARVLPQLLQLEGWRTVYGLACKHVQSPQLRMVLTFQSLLVGGNPFATTSVYCLIAFLERRWGVHFPIGGTGRLVQGLVGLIEGQGNVVRCGVPVAEILAERGAAAGVRLQSGERIAADIVVSNADSATTYRQLLPGVRRQRWTDARIDKARYSMSLFVWYFGTRRQYPDVAHHTIALGPRYRGLLDDIFERKQLARDFSLYLHRPTATDPLLAPPGCDAFYVLSPVPHLQSGTDWSQQAELYRQAVQARLEETLLPGLGVALCSSRVTTPQHFQDELGSFRGAAFGLEPVLTQSAWFRPHNQSEELRHLYLVGAGTHPGAGLPGVLSSARILDTVVPDARAFQARPA, encoded by the coding sequence ATGTTGACAGCCCCCGCACCTGTTTTTGCCGGACCCGCGGCCATGGCGGTGACGGCGCCGGCCGAGCGGCCCCGGCCGCACGCGGTGGTCATCGGCAGCGGCTTCGGCGGCCTGGCAGCAGCGGTGCGGCTGGGCGCCCGCGGCTGGCGTGTGACGGTGCTGGAAGCGCTGCCCGAGCCGGGTGGCCGCGCGCGGGTGCACCGGCAGGACGGCTTCACCTTCGACGCCGGGCCGACGGTGATCACCGCGCCCTTTCTGCTGGAAGAGCTGTGGGCGCTGTGCGGCCGCCAACTGGCCGACGACGTGGACTTGCGGCCGGTGAGCCCGTTCTACCGCGTGCGCTTCGACGACGGCACGCTGTTCGACTACAGCGGCGATGCGGCGGCGATGGAAGCCGAGGTGGCCAAGCTGGCCCCGGGCGACGTGGCCGGCTACCGCCGCTTCCTGGCGGCCAGCGAAGCCATCTTCAAGGTGGGCTTCGAGCAGCTGGCGCATGTGCCCTTCAGCCGCTGGACCGACATGGCCCGCGTGCTGCCGCAGCTGCTGCAGCTGGAGGGCTGGCGCACCGTGTACGGCCTGGCCTGCAAGCACGTGCAAAGCCCGCAGCTGCGCATGGTGCTCACCTTCCAGTCGCTGCTGGTGGGCGGCAACCCCTTTGCCACCACCTCGGTGTACTGCCTCATCGCCTTTCTGGAGCGGCGCTGGGGCGTGCACTTTCCCATCGGCGGCACCGGGCGGCTGGTGCAGGGGCTGGTGGGGCTGATCGAAGGGCAGGGCAACGTGGTGCGCTGCGGCGTGCCGGTGGCCGAGATCCTGGCCGAGCGCGGCGCCGCGGCCGGCGTGCGGCTGCAAAGCGGTGAGCGCATCGCGGCCGACATCGTGGTGAGCAATGCCGATTCGGCCACCACCTACCGGCAACTGCTGCCCGGCGTGCGCCGCCAGCGCTGGACCGATGCCCGCATCGACAAGGCGCGCTATTCGATGAGCCTCTTCGTCTGGTACTTCGGCACCCGCCGCCAGTACCCCGACGTGGCCCACCACACCATCGCGCTGGGCCCGCGCTACCGCGGCCTGCTGGACGACATCTTCGAGCGCAAGCAGCTGGCGCGCGACTTCAGCCTCTACCTGCACCGGCCCACCGCCACCGATCCTTTGCTGGCGCCACCGGGCTGCGATGCCTTCTACGTGCTGTCGCCGGTCCCGCACCTGCAGTCGGGCACCGACTGGTCGCAGCAGGCCGAGTTGTACAGACAAGCCGTGCAGGCGCGGCTGGAAGAAACGCTGCTGCCCGGCCTGGGCGTGGCGCTGTGCAGCTCACGCGTGACCACGCCGCAGCATTTCCAGGACGAGCTGGGCAGCTTCCGCGGCGCCGCCTTCGGGCTGGAGCCGGTGCTGACGCAAAGCGCCTGGTTCCGCCCCCACAACCAGAGCGAAGAGCTGCGCCACCTCTACCTGGTGGGCGCCGGCACGCACCCGGGCGCGGGCCTGCCCGGTGTGCTGTCTTCCGCCCGCATCCTCGACACGGTGGTACCTGATGCACGAGCCTTCCAAGCCCGCCCCGCCTGA
- a CDS encoding PAS domain-containing protein, whose protein sequence is MAHLGASAPADLGALSGLAPELATAFVSLASDVALVIDEQGTVTHAAAAPGPAPAGAAGLAQATHWVGRPWADTVTPDTRPKIEQLLAEARHPGVARQREVNHACAHGGDPIPVRYAALRLGASGPLLAVGRDLRPAAELQQRFGEAQREMTRDHWRQQQLQSRQRLLAQVAADAVLVVQRPTLRAIAANATARHWWGEPGQTLPPPLHPLLARAAMDEQAAQARVQLPHGPQGAELLTLDVSVMPLPQADPPHPAPLLLRARRAEAGPDPAPETDAVLITDAAGRLLMADAALLAWVGADAEAPLLGRPVTQLLGDPHRQLAALLHDVRRLGMASQPAATLGPPGAPWQVAMSASLLAEGEPPPVALVLHRLDTPPVPLPPLDLVALLQCMARRVGQLPLDALLREASDATERHAIETALAAADGRHDEAAQQLGIEAASLRQRMQRLGLLLPPDTA, encoded by the coding sequence GTGGCCCACCTTGGCGCTTCCGCCCCCGCCGATCTTGGTGCGCTCTCGGGCCTGGCCCCGGAGCTGGCGACGGCTTTCGTCTCGCTGGCCAGCGATGTGGCCCTGGTGATCGACGAGCAGGGCACCGTGACCCATGCCGCCGCCGCGCCGGGCCCGGCCCCGGCAGGCGCCGCCGGCCTGGCGCAGGCCACGCACTGGGTGGGCCGCCCCTGGGCCGACACCGTGACGCCCGACACCCGACCGAAGATCGAACAGCTGCTGGCCGAAGCGCGCCACCCCGGCGTGGCGCGCCAGCGTGAGGTGAACCATGCCTGCGCCCACGGCGGCGACCCGATTCCGGTGCGCTATGCCGCCTTGCGCCTGGGCGCCAGCGGGCCGCTGCTGGCGGTGGGCCGCGACCTGCGGCCGGCGGCCGAGCTGCAGCAGCGTTTCGGCGAGGCCCAACGGGAGATGACACGTGACCACTGGCGCCAGCAGCAGCTGCAGTCGCGCCAGCGGCTGCTGGCCCAGGTGGCGGCCGATGCCGTGCTGGTGGTGCAGCGGCCCACGCTGCGCGCCATCGCGGCCAATGCCACGGCGCGCCACTGGTGGGGCGAGCCCGGGCAGACGCTGCCGCCGCCGCTGCACCCGCTGCTGGCCCGCGCGGCGATGGATGAACAAGCCGCCCAGGCGCGGGTGCAGCTGCCTCATGGGCCGCAGGGCGCCGAGCTGCTGACGCTGGACGTCTCGGTGATGCCGCTGCCGCAGGCCGACCCGCCGCACCCGGCGCCGCTGCTGCTGCGTGCCCGCCGCGCCGAAGCCGGGCCCGACCCTGCGCCCGAGACCGACGCGGTGCTGATCACCGACGCCGCCGGCCGCCTGTTGATGGCCGATGCGGCACTGCTGGCCTGGGTGGGTGCCGATGCCGAGGCGCCGCTGCTGGGCCGGCCGGTGACCCAGCTGCTGGGCGACCCGCACCGGCAGCTGGCCGCGCTGCTGCACGACGTGCGCCGGCTGGGCATGGCCAGCCAGCCTGCGGCCACGCTGGGCCCGCCCGGGGCGCCTTGGCAGGTGGCCATGTCAGCCTCGCTGCTGGCCGAAGGGGAACCGCCCCCGGTGGCGCTGGTGTTGCACCGGCTGGACACCCCACCCGTCCCACTGCCGCCGCTGGACCTGGTGGCACTGCTGCAATGCATGGCCCGCCGTGTGGGGCAGCTGCCGCTGGACGCGCTGCTGCGCGAAGCCAGCGACGCCACCGAACGCCATGCGATCGAGACCGCCCTGGCCGCGGCCGATGGCCGGCACGACGAGGCCGCGCAGCAGCTGGGCATCGAGGCCGCGAGCCTGCGCCAGCGCATGCAGCGCCTGGGCCTGCTGCTGCCGCCAGACACGGCATGA
- the bchO gene encoding alpha/beta fold hydrolase BchO, whose translation MSHALRMPLTASRLQWERDGLDWPHRAHSRHVLAGGLHWHVQVAGEGPVLLLLHGTGASSHSMAGLLPLLTGRYTVVVPDLPGHAFTEALPGAPSLPAMSRALAALLAVLGLAPPALVAGHSAGAAIGAQLVLDGHAPARALVSINGALLPFDGLAGLLFAPLARLVGGGPMLPRLVSRLVARQARDPRAMQRLVDGTGSRVPPASAALYARLVQSPAHVAGALAMMSHWDLRPLAEALPRLPAPLWLLASDGDRMVPPAQAQALARRLPQARCVPLPGTGHLAHEEQPSQVAALITRAWDGG comes from the coding sequence ATGAGCCACGCGCTGCGCATGCCCCTCACCGCTTCAAGATTGCAATGGGAACGCGACGGCCTGGACTGGCCGCATCGCGCCCACAGCCGGCACGTGCTGGCCGGCGGCTTGCACTGGCATGTGCAGGTGGCCGGCGAGGGCCCGGTGCTGTTGCTGCTGCATGGCACCGGCGCTTCCAGCCACAGCATGGCCGGGCTGCTGCCGCTGCTGACCGGGCGCTACACCGTGGTGGTGCCCGACCTGCCCGGCCATGCCTTCACCGAAGCGCTGCCCGGCGCGCCCAGCCTGCCCGCCATGTCGCGTGCGCTGGCCGCCCTGCTGGCGGTATTGGGGCTAGCGCCACCCGCGCTGGTGGCCGGGCATTCGGCGGGCGCGGCCATCGGCGCGCAGCTGGTGCTGGACGGCCATGCACCGGCACGGGCGCTGGTGTCCATCAACGGGGCCTTGCTGCCCTTCGACGGCCTGGCCGGCCTGCTGTTCGCGCCGCTGGCGCGGCTGGTGGGCGGCGGGCCGATGCTGCCGCGGCTGGTGAGCCGGCTGGTGGCACGCCAGGCGCGCGACCCGCGGGCCATGCAGCGGCTGGTCGACGGCACCGGTTCACGCGTGCCGCCGGCCTCGGCCGCGCTGTATGCGCGGCTGGTGCAAAGCCCGGCGCATGTGGCCGGGGCACTGGCGATGATGAGCCACTGGGACCTGCGGCCCTTGGCCGAGGCCTTGCCCAGGCTGCCGGCGCCGCTGTGGCTGCTGGCCTCTGACGGGGACCGCATGGTGCCGCCGGCCCAGGCCCAGGCGCTGGCGCGGCGGCTGCCGCAAGCGCGCTGCGTGCCGCTGCCGGGCACCGGCCACCTGGCGCATGAAGAACAACCGTCCCAGGTGGCCGCGTTGATCACGCGGGCCTGGGACGGCGGGTGA
- a CDS encoding TerC family protein — translation MQSIGSPLMWSLFAAFVLVALLVDFFAMSKQGAHRVSTKEAAIWSLIWVGVSFVFMGWLWWYVGGTSTDEAARTLANGKALEFLTGYLIEKALAVDNIFVFLMLFTYFAVPAEFQKRVLMIGILGALVLRAVMILVGAWLIAQFHWILYVFGAFLLFTGIKMWWAAGQEPDLDNNPALKWIRGHFKIAPDYDGEKLFTMVNGVKMATPLLVVMLLIGIVDIVFAVDSIPAIFAITTDPFIVLTSNVFAILGLRAMYFLLANMHERFHLLSYGLAIVLVFIGAKMLLIDIYKIPVAVSLGFTAVTLAVTMILSLKIPPKGGKQHEGGAYPFGAKPKSEDQR, via the coding sequence ATGCAATCCATCGGTTCACCACTCATGTGGTCCTTGTTCGCGGCGTTCGTGCTCGTGGCACTGCTCGTCGACTTCTTTGCCATGAGCAAACAGGGCGCGCACCGCGTCAGCACCAAGGAAGCGGCCATCTGGTCGCTCATCTGGGTGGGGGTGTCCTTCGTTTTCATGGGCTGGCTGTGGTGGTACGTGGGTGGCACCAGCACCGACGAAGCGGCGCGCACGCTGGCCAACGGCAAGGCGCTCGAGTTCCTCACCGGCTACCTGATCGAGAAGGCGCTGGCGGTCGACAACATCTTCGTGTTCCTGATGCTGTTCACCTACTTCGCGGTGCCGGCCGAGTTCCAGAAGCGCGTGCTGATGATCGGCATCCTGGGCGCCCTGGTGCTGCGCGCGGTGATGATCCTGGTGGGTGCCTGGCTGATCGCGCAGTTCCACTGGATCCTGTATGTGTTCGGCGCCTTCCTGCTGTTCACCGGCATCAAGATGTGGTGGGCCGCCGGCCAGGAGCCCGACCTGGACAACAACCCGGCCCTGAAGTGGATCCGCGGTCACTTCAAGATCGCGCCCGACTACGACGGCGAGAAGCTGTTCACCATGGTCAACGGCGTGAAGATGGCCACCCCGCTGCTGGTGGTGATGCTGCTGATCGGCATCGTCGACATCGTGTTCGCGGTCGACTCCATCCCGGCCATCTTCGCCATCACCACCGACCCGTTCATCGTGCTCACGTCCAACGTGTTCGCGATCCTGGGTCTGCGGGCGATGTACTTCCTGCTGGCCAACATGCATGAGCGCTTCCACCTGCTGAGCTACGGCCTGGCCATCGTGCTGGTGTTCATCGGCGCCAAGATGCTGCTGATCGACATCTACAAGATCCCGGTGGCGGTGTCGCTGGGCTTCACCGCGGTGACGCTGGCGGTGACGATGATCCTGTCGCTGAAGATCCCGCCCAAGGGTGGCAAGCAGCATGAAGGCGGCGCCTATCCCTTCGGCGCCAAGCCCAAGAGCGAAGACCAGCGCTGA
- a CDS encoding magnesium chelatase subunit D, which produces MNTSAGPGADTQAADARSAAALLAVDPAGLGGLRLRAPAGPARDAWLALLQQLLPPATPVRRMPAHIGDERLLGGLDLGATLQARRPVHQPGLLQEARGGVLLLAMAERLPAATAGRIAAVLDAGEGAAMAVVALDEGEADEAPPAALTERLALHLDAQALSRGRSADGCMPAATQDLQAFNPARVAAARAALHSLPFDEDIATGLCAAAVALGITSARVPWLAWRAARAAAAWAGHAQVEAEDAELAARLVLGPRARQLPAGEAEDTAAEPMPAATAPPTPSAAHDDPPPAPQAAEPATRPDSAAPPPGDVADPATANQDPQALPDRLTAAAVSALPPGLLVGLAARAGQRHAVAASGRAGATQQHRRQGRPIGSVPGDPRAGRLDLIETLRAAAPWQPLRRREALLHGGPVGAQVLVRREDFRIRRFQQRRETTTVFAVDASGSLALHRLAEAKGAVELLLADCYVRRDKVALIAFRGSGAQLLLPPTRSLVRAKRCLAELPGGGGTPLSAGLDAARQLAAGLQRQGGSVLVVLMTDARANVGRGGAPGRERAAADALASARALRAAGLTSLMIDTGRDPQPAARALADAMGARYLPLPQADAGRLWQALRPCKDIAVL; this is translated from the coding sequence ATGAACACCTCGGCCGGGCCCGGCGCAGACACCCAGGCCGCCGATGCGCGAAGCGCCGCCGCCCTGCTGGCGGTGGACCCGGCCGGCCTGGGCGGCCTGCGGCTGCGGGCGCCCGCCGGCCCGGCGCGTGACGCCTGGCTGGCACTGCTGCAGCAACTGCTGCCCCCCGCCACGCCGGTGCGCCGCATGCCCGCCCACATCGGCGACGAGCGGCTGCTGGGTGGGCTGGACCTGGGCGCCACGCTGCAGGCCCGCCGCCCGGTGCACCAGCCCGGCCTGCTGCAAGAAGCCCGCGGCGGTGTGCTGCTGCTGGCGATGGCCGAGCGCCTGCCGGCCGCGACGGCCGGCCGCATCGCCGCGGTGCTGGACGCGGGCGAGGGCGCTGCCATGGCCGTGGTGGCGTTGGACGAGGGTGAGGCTGATGAGGCGCCGCCCGCCGCCTTGACCGAGCGATTGGCCTTGCACCTCGATGCTCAGGCGCTGAGCCGCGGACGGTCGGCTGACGGCTGCATGCCAGCTGCCACGCAGGACCTGCAGGCCTTCAACCCCGCCCGCGTGGCCGCCGCCCGTGCGGCCTTGCACAGCCTGCCCTTTGACGAAGACATTGCCACCGGCTTGTGCGCGGCCGCGGTGGCGCTGGGCATCACCTCGGCACGGGTGCCGTGGCTGGCCTGGCGCGCCGCCCGGGCCGCCGCCGCATGGGCCGGCCATGCGCAGGTGGAGGCCGAAGACGCCGAGCTGGCTGCCCGCCTGGTGCTGGGCCCGCGCGCCAGGCAGTTGCCGGCGGGGGAGGCCGAGGACACGGCCGCTGAGCCCATGCCTGCAGCCACCGCGCCGCCCACGCCGTCAGCCGCCCACGACGACCCGCCACCGGCACCCCAAGCCGCCGAGCCTGCAACGCGGCCCGACAGCGCCGCGCCGCCACCCGGCGACGTCGCCGACCCGGCCACCGCAAACCAGGACCCGCAAGCGCTGCCCGACCGACTGACCGCTGCGGCGGTCAGCGCGCTGCCGCCCGGCCTGCTGGTCGGCCTGGCCGCGCGAGCCGGCCAGCGTCATGCCGTTGCGGCCAGCGGCCGGGCCGGCGCCACGCAGCAGCATCGCCGCCAGGGCCGTCCCATCGGCAGCGTGCCTGGCGACCCGCGCGCCGGCCGGCTCGACCTGATCGAGACCTTGCGCGCCGCCGCGCCCTGGCAGCCGCTGCGCCGGCGAGAGGCCCTGCTGCATGGCGGCCCGGTGGGGGCGCAGGTGCTGGTGCGGCGTGAGGACTTCCGCATCCGGCGCTTCCAGCAGCGGCGCGAGACGACCACGGTGTTCGCGGTCGATGCCTCCGGCTCGCTGGCGCTGCACCGCTTGGCCGAGGCCAAGGGCGCGGTGGAACTGCTGCTGGCCGATTGCTACGTGCGCCGCGACAAGGTGGCGCTGATCGCCTTCCGCGGCAGCGGCGCGCAGCTGCTGCTGCCGCCCACCCGCTCGCTGGTGCGTGCCAAGCGCTGCCTGGCCGAGCTGCCCGGCGGCGGTGGCACGCCGTTGTCGGCGGGCCTCGACGCGGCGCGCCAGCTGGCCGCCGGCCTGCAGCGCCAGGGCGGCAGCGTGCTGGTGGTGCTGATGACCGATGCCCGCGCCAACGTCGGCCGTGGCGGGGCGCCCGGCCGCGAACGGGCGGCGGCCGATGCGCTGGCCTCGGCACGCGCGCTGCGCGCCGCCGGGCTCACCAGCCTGATGATCGACACCGGCCGCGACCCGCAGCCTGCCGCCCGCGCATTGGCCGATGCCATGGGCGCGCGCTACCTGCCGTTGCCACAAGCCGACGCCGGACGGCTTTGGCAGGCACTGCGGCCGTGTAAGGACATTGCAGTTTTGTAA
- the bchI gene encoding magnesium chelatase ATPase subunit I: MAFPFSAIVGQEEMKLAILIAAVEPAIGGVLVFGDRGTGKSTAVRSLAALLPPMLAVAGCRYHCDPATLATSGGCEDCRALRSPPRTQKMPVPVVDLPLGATEDRVVGALDLEKALTQGVRSFEPGLLARAHRGFLYIDEVNLLEDHLVDLLIDVAASGENVVEREGLSVRHPARFVLVGSGNPEEGELRPQLLDRFGLSVEVRTPMDLAARVEVVKRRDAYERDPIGFAEHWKKEDAKVRRRVLTAREQLPATTVPDATLEAAARLAMALGTDGLRGELTLTRAARALAALDGDAEAGVPHLRRVAPAALRHRLRRDPLDESGSTERVERALAELFDTAA; this comes from the coding sequence ATGGCATTCCCGTTTTCCGCGATCGTCGGGCAAGAGGAGATGAAGCTCGCCATCCTCATCGCCGCGGTGGAGCCTGCCATCGGCGGCGTGCTGGTGTTCGGCGACCGCGGCACCGGCAAGAGCACCGCGGTGCGCTCGCTGGCCGCGCTGCTGCCGCCGATGCTGGCGGTGGCGGGTTGCCGTTACCACTGCGACCCGGCCACGCTGGCCACCAGCGGCGGCTGCGAAGACTGCCGTGCGCTGCGCAGCCCGCCGCGCACGCAGAAGATGCCGGTGCCGGTGGTCGACCTGCCGCTGGGCGCCACCGAAGACCGCGTGGTGGGCGCGCTCGATCTGGAAAAGGCGCTCACCCAGGGCGTGCGCAGTTTCGAGCCCGGGCTGCTGGCCCGCGCCCACCGCGGCTTCCTTTACATCGACGAGGTGAACCTGCTGGAGGATCACCTGGTCGACCTGCTGATCGACGTGGCCGCGTCCGGCGAAAACGTGGTCGAGCGTGAAGGCCTGAGCGTGCGCCATCCCGCCCGCTTCGTGCTGGTGGGCAGCGGCAACCCCGAAGAAGGCGAGCTGCGGCCGCAGCTGCTCGACCGCTTCGGCCTGTCGGTGGAAGTGCGCACGCCGATGGACTTGGCCGCCCGGGTGGAAGTGGTCAAGCGCCGCGACGCCTACGAACGCGACCCCATCGGCTTTGCCGAACACTGGAAGAAGGAAGACGCCAAGGTGCGCCGCCGCGTGCTCACCGCGCGTGAGCAACTGCCCGCCACCACCGTGCCTGATGCCACGCTGGAAGCCGCCGCCCGCCTGGCCATGGCGCTGGGCACCGACGGCCTGCGCGGCGAACTCACGCTGACGCGCGCTGCCCGCGCACTGGCCGCGCTGGACGGCGATGCCGAAGCCGGCGTGCCGCACCTGCGCCGCGTGGCGCCGGCTGCGCTGCGCCACCGGCTGCGGCGTGATCCGCTCGATGAATCCGGCTCCACCGAGCGGGTGGAACGCGCGCTGGCCGAGCTGTTCGATACCGCGGCATGA
- a CDS encoding high-potential iron-sulfur protein — translation MTTRRRFITIVPVAGTALFTARAVQAQAAAAVDPKDPQAVALGYVADTTKADKTKFPKHTPDQHCGNCQLFQGAANAEKAPCTLFQGKQVLNKAWCSAWTKKAG, via the coding sequence ATGACCACTCGTCGCCGTTTCATCACCATCGTGCCGGTTGCCGGCACCGCCTTGTTCACCGCCCGTGCCGTGCAGGCCCAGGCCGCTGCGGCGGTCGATCCCAAAGACCCGCAGGCCGTGGCCCTGGGCTATGTGGCTGATACGACCAAGGCTGACAAGACAAAGTTCCCCAAGCACACGCCCGATCAGCATTGCGGCAACTGCCAGCTCTTCCAGGGTGCGGCCAATGCCGAGAAGGCGCCTTGTACGCTGTTCCAGGGCAAACAGGTGCTGAACAAGGCCTGGTGCTCGGCCTGGACCAAGAAGGCCGGCTGA
- a CDS encoding TspO/MBR family protein has protein sequence MRKGPLWKPVSVAVLWAVALSLVGGLATDIGPWYRALSKPAWQPPDWLFGPVWTTIYLLCVIAAVRAWRSDVLRPGRGALLAAFGVNGVANVLWSVLFFNQRRPDWALMEVGLLWLSILVMVVVAGRRDRMAGALLLPYLAWVSFASVLNATIVRLNPPFGG, from the coding sequence ATGAGGAAGGGCCCCCTGTGGAAACCTGTTTCGGTCGCGGTGCTCTGGGCGGTGGCGCTGTCGCTGGTCGGCGGCCTGGCCACCGACATCGGGCCGTGGTACCGCGCGCTGAGCAAGCCCGCCTGGCAGCCGCCGGACTGGTTGTTCGGTCCGGTGTGGACCACCATCTACCTGCTGTGCGTCATCGCCGCGGTGCGGGCCTGGCGCAGCGACGTGCTGCGGCCTGGCCGGGGCGCGCTGCTGGCCGCTTTTGGTGTCAACGGCGTGGCCAACGTGTTGTGGAGCGTGCTCTTCTTCAACCAGCGGCGGCCCGACTGGGCGCTGATGGAAGTGGGGCTGCTGTGGCTCTCCATCCTGGTGATGGTGGTGGTGGCCGGCCGGCGCGACCGCATGGCCGGCGCCCTGCTGCTGCCCTACCTGGCCTGGGTGAGCTTCGCCTCGGTGCTCAACGCCACCATCGTGCGCCTGAACCCGCCTTTCGGCGGCTAG